One part of the Vicia villosa cultivar HV-30 ecotype Madison, WI linkage group LG6, Vvil1.0, whole genome shotgun sequence genome encodes these proteins:
- the LOC131609353 gene encoding AT-rich interactive domain-containing protein 1-like, with product MIWSKETASKPSDIKSSHHSLQNQKHQVPMQLNSSSKNSLKRKCKQYINYGKFDTSSELIGKKKHAIDNVKDQKRKSYSHAQNDRVEFCAISRQDYSHLGDVEDSAKLPNYLMKEESFYTHARDLMDNNYSYGIAASIKEKLKEEDMEFADARRKFLPSRSSHLPRPCIPIGPRFQAEVPKWEASTIYNSDDCLKWLGTQIWPMPSLSGNNAKDIEKDRPDSSSCENLESVDCVKKHYEARECLKSKVNDTFTSWKIDNEKDDVSKSWTIEDEKKFEFLIKLNLPSSDTKFWKLAMEYFPSKSIECMMKYYYDVYIPRCMSIEEKICL from the exons ATGATATGGTCAAAAGAGACAGCTTCCAAACCCAGTGATATAAAGTCATCACATCATAGTCTTCAAAATCAAAAGCACCAAGTTCCCATGCAGTTAAATTCTAGTTCTAAAAATTCACTG aagAGGAAATGTAAGCAATACATAAATTATGGAAAATTTGATACTAGTTCTGAACTTATCGGTAAAAAGAAACATGCTATTGATAATGTCAAagatcaaaaaagaaaatcatatTCCCATGCTCAAAATGATCGGGTAGAATTTTGTGCTATTTCTAGACAAGACTATTCTCACTTAGGTGATGTTGAAGATTCTGCGAAGCTACCAAATTATCTTATGAAAGAAGAGAGCTTTTATACTCATGCTAGAGATTTAATGGATAATAATTATTCGTATGGTATCGCGGCATCaatcaaagagaaattaaaagaaGAAGACATGGAATTCGCTGACGCTCGGAGGAAATTTTTACCTTCTAGGAGTAGCCATCTTCCAAGACCATGTATTCCTATTGGACCTAGGTTTCAAGCCGAAGTTCCTAAATGGGAGGCCTCGACCATATATAATAGTGATGATTGTTTGAAGTGGTTAGGCACCCAAATTTGGCCAATGCCTTCTTTATCTGGAAATAATGCAAAAGATATTGAAAAAGACAGGCCCGATTCAAGCTCGTGTGAGAAccttgaatcagttgactgtgttAAAAAACATTATGAAGCTAGAGAGTGCTTAAAATCAAAGGTAAACGACACTTTCACAAGTTGGAAGATTGATAACGAGAAAGATGATGTTTCAAAATCATGGACTATAGAAGATGAgaagaaatttgaatttcttaTAAAATTGAATCTACCATCAAGTGACACGAAATTTTGGAAGCTCGCTATGGAGTACTTTCCATCCAAATCTATCGAGTGCATGATGAAGTACTATTATGATGTATACATCCCTAGATGCATGAGTATAGAAGAGAAGATTTGTCTTTGA